One genomic segment of Gallaecimonas xiamenensis 3-C-1 includes these proteins:
- the pstA gene encoding phosphate ABC transporter permease PstA, with the protein MNNWFKSGSPWIWMTAGAVSISLISVLGLLLLIAWRGLTYFWPADVYQFEVRQADGGAKVVIGEIYDKEQVPVERLRNNNIALPGLADDADVTRYLIKTGNRDVVGLDFRTLLAPDILSQTVPQGLAVLEREENGNFYGFIQGLDINGQTISGETVKAELETRLEEIEALREQAQDLQSKDIGRINYDLERLRLQERGLELDGALTAAAKADLEAKRQALHEQYQGLEKELFALRDAMQGSFVIVREMGGRDIKLPLDKVLDVSYPNDMGLLAKTGRYFVQLGRFVSDAPREANTEGGVFPAIFGTVFMVLLMAVIVTPFGVIAAIYLHEYAGKNAVTKVIRIAVINLAGVPSIVYGVFGLGFFVYFMGSSLDQLFYPEALPTPTFGSPGVLWSALTLAILTLPVVIVSTEEGLTRIPSSLRQGSLALGATKAETLWRIVIPMASPAIMTGLILAVARAAGEVAPLMLVGVVKLAPTLPVDGNFPFVHLDRKFMHLGFHIYDVGFQSPNVEAARPLVYATAFLLVSVIMTLNITAIGIRNHLREKFRSLEH; encoded by the coding sequence ATGAACAATTGGTTTAAATCAGGCTCTCCCTGGATCTGGATGACGGCAGGCGCCGTCAGCATCAGCCTTATTTCGGTGCTGGGCCTGCTGTTGCTGATTGCCTGGCGCGGCCTGACCTACTTCTGGCCTGCCGACGTCTACCAGTTTGAGGTACGCCAGGCCGATGGCGGTGCCAAGGTGGTGATAGGGGAGATCTACGACAAGGAACAGGTGCCGGTCGAGCGGCTGCGCAACAACAACATCGCCCTGCCGGGGCTGGCCGACGATGCCGACGTGACCCGCTACCTTATCAAGACCGGTAACCGCGACGTGGTGGGCTTGGATTTTCGCACTCTGCTGGCGCCCGACATCCTGTCCCAGACCGTCCCCCAAGGGCTGGCGGTGCTGGAGCGGGAAGAGAACGGCAATTTCTACGGTTTTATCCAGGGTTTGGATATAAATGGTCAGACCATTTCCGGCGAGACGGTGAAAGCCGAGCTGGAAACGCGCCTGGAAGAGATAGAGGCCCTGCGTGAACAGGCCCAAGACCTGCAAAGCAAGGACATCGGCCGTATCAACTACGACCTGGAGCGGCTGCGCCTGCAAGAGCGCGGCCTGGAGCTGGACGGTGCCCTGACCGCCGCAGCCAAGGCCGACCTGGAAGCCAAGCGCCAGGCCTTGCATGAGCAATACCAGGGTTTGGAGAAAGAACTCTTTGCCCTGCGCGACGCCATGCAAGGCAGCTTTGTCATAGTCCGGGAAATGGGCGGGCGCGATATCAAGCTACCCTTGGACAAGGTGCTGGATGTGAGTTACCCCAACGACATGGGGCTGCTGGCCAAGACCGGCCGCTACTTCGTGCAGCTGGGTCGCTTTGTGTCCGACGCGCCCCGGGAAGCCAATACCGAAGGGGGGGTGTTCCCGGCCATTTTTGGCACCGTGTTCATGGTGCTGCTGATGGCGGTGATAGTGACACCTTTCGGGGTTATTGCCGCCATTTACCTCCATGAATACGCCGGTAAGAACGCGGTGACCAAGGTGATCCGCATCGCCGTTATCAACCTGGCCGGGGTGCCTTCCATCGTCTACGGGGTCTTTGGCCTGGGCTTTTTCGTCTATTTCATGGGTTCCAGCCTCGACCAGCTCTTCTACCCAGAAGCCCTGCCCACTCCCACCTTCGGCAGCCCAGGGGTGCTCTGGTCGGCATTGACTTTGGCCATACTGACCCTACCGGTGGTGATCGTTTCGACCGAAGAGGGCCTGACCCGCATTCCGTCGAGCCTGCGCCAGGGCTCTTTGGCCCTGGGGGCCACCAAGGCCGAGACCCTGTGGCGTATCGTCATTCCCATGGCCAGCCCCGCCATCATGACCGGCCTTATCCTGGCGGTGGCCAGGGCGGCCGGTGAAGTGGCGCCACTGATGCTGGTGGGGGTGGTCAAACTGGCCCCGACACTGCCGGTGGACGGCAACTTCCCCTTTGTGCACCTGGACCGCAAGTTCATGCACCTGGGCTTTCACATTTATGACGTCGGCTTCCAGAGTCCCAATGTGGAAGCGGCCCGGCCTCTGGTCTACGCGACAGCCTTCCTGCTGGTCAGCGTGATCATGACCTTGAACATCACCGCCATCGGCATCCGCAACCACTTGCGGGAAAAATTCCGATCGCTGGAACACTAA
- the pstB gene encoding phosphate ABC transporter ATP-binding protein PstB: MTTGEQKLDLNKLTPEQTALTIEGLNLYYGQKQALHNISMAIPKGQVTAFIGPSGCGKSTLLRCINRMNDLVDGCRIEGGIALHGNNIYDKGVDVAALRRRVGMVFQRPNPFPKSIYENVVYGLRLQGINDRRVLDEAVEQSLKGAALWEEVKDRLHDNAFGLSGGQQQRLVIARAIAIEPEVLLLDEPTSALDPISTLTIEELINDLKKNFTVVIVTHNMQQAARVSDQTAFMYMGELIEYADTNTIFTKPAKKKTEDYITGRYG, from the coding sequence ATGACCACAGGCGAGCAGAAGCTGGACCTGAACAAGCTGACGCCGGAGCAGACGGCCCTGACCATAGAGGGGCTGAACCTCTACTACGGCCAGAAGCAGGCCCTGCACAATATCTCCATGGCCATTCCCAAGGGCCAGGTCACTGCCTTTATCGGCCCGTCCGGCTGCGGCAAGTCCACCTTGCTGCGCTGCATCAACCGTATGAACGACCTGGTGGACGGCTGCCGTATCGAGGGGGGCATAGCCCTGCACGGCAACAACATCTACGACAAGGGGGTGGACGTGGCGGCCCTGCGCCGGCGGGTGGGCATGGTGTTCCAGCGTCCCAACCCCTTCCCCAAGTCCATCTACGAGAACGTGGTCTACGGCCTGCGCCTGCAGGGCATCAATGACAGGCGGGTGCTGGACGAAGCGGTGGAGCAGTCCCTTAAGGGGGCGGCCCTTTGGGAAGAGGTCAAGGACCGCCTGCACGACAACGCCTTTGGCCTGTCCGGCGGCCAGCAACAGCGCCTGGTGATCGCCCGCGCCATCGCCATCGAGCCCGAAGTGCTGCTGCTTGACGAACCCACCTCGGCCCTGGACCCTATTTCCACCTTGACCATTGAAGAGCTGATCAACGATCTGAAGAAGAACTTCACCGTGGTTATCGTTACCCACAACATGCAGCAGGCGGCCCGGGTATCGGACCAGACTGCCTTTATGTACATGGGCGAACTGATCGAGTACGCCGACACCAACACCATCTTCACCAAACCGGCGAAGAAGAAAACCGAAGACTACATCACAGGTCGTTACGGCTAA
- the phoU gene encoding phosphate signaling complex protein PhoU, producing MDNMNLSKHISGQFNQELEHVRNMVLTMGGLVEKQLDDAIRAVHDRDTVLAEKVIDGDRQVNAMEVAIDEECTRIIAKRQPAASDLRLVIAIIKTIADLERIGDTAERIAKIAQGSFETQQMTLLVSLESMAHHVLKMVRDTLDAFARMDVDAALALHAEDVRVDREYESLFRELMTYMMEDPRSIPKVIEVMWAARALERIGDRCQNICEYIIYFVKGKDVRHIARADFENDIKG from the coding sequence ATGGACAACATGAATCTTTCCAAGCACATCTCCGGACAGTTCAACCAGGAACTGGAGCATGTGCGCAACATGGTGCTGACCATGGGCGGCCTGGTGGAAAAGCAGTTGGATGACGCTATCCGCGCCGTTCATGACCGGGATACCGTTCTGGCCGAAAAGGTTATTGACGGTGACCGCCAGGTCAATGCCATGGAAGTGGCCATCGACGAAGAGTGCACCCGCATCATCGCCAAGCGCCAGCCAGCCGCTTCGGATCTGCGCTTGGTGATCGCCATCATCAAGACCATTGCTGACCTGGAACGCATCGGTGACACTGCAGAGCGCATCGCCAAGATTGCCCAGGGCAGCTTTGAGACCCAGCAGATGACCCTGCTGGTGAGCCTCGAATCCATGGCCCACCATGTGCTGAAAATGGTGCGCGACACCCTGGACGCCTTCGCCCGTATGGACGTGGATGCGGCCCTGGCCCTGCACGCCGAAGACGTGCGGGTGGACCGGGAGTACGAGTCATTGTTCCGGGAATTGATGACCTACATGATGGAAGATCCTCGCTCCATCCCCAAGGTCATCGAAGTGATGTGGGCGGCCCGTGCCCTGGAGCGTATCGGCGATCGCTGCCAGAACATCTGCGAATACATCATCTATTTCGTCAAGGGTAAAGACGTGCGGCATATCGCCCGCGCCGATTTCGAAAACGACATCAAAGGGTAA
- the ppk2 gene encoding polyphosphate kinase 2: protein MAAHIGTKTVKKAKYLDALAPLQRELVQLQQWVQAQGLRVVVLFEGRDAAGKGGIIKTLTQHLNPRHVKVVALGVPTEREQSQWYFQRYSAHLPAAGELVLFDRSWYNRAGVEKVMGFCNDEEYERFLVSCPVFEKMLVDDGIVLIKYWLNVSPEEQERRFQARLDNPLKRWKFSKMDLEGRERWQAYAKARDRMLDATDSGHCPWYIIDANDKKKARLNCISHLLGLLPYRPQPYPQVTLGDVKGKELPPGKDRHWIPEPY from the coding sequence ATGGCAGCACATATTGGGACTAAAACCGTGAAGAAGGCCAAGTACCTTGACGCCCTGGCGCCCCTGCAACGGGAGCTGGTGCAACTGCAGCAGTGGGTCCAGGCCCAGGGACTGAGGGTAGTGGTGCTGTTCGAAGGGCGCGACGCCGCCGGCAAGGGCGGCATCATCAAGACCCTGACCCAGCACCTCAATCCACGCCACGTCAAAGTGGTGGCCCTGGGCGTGCCTACCGAGCGGGAACAGAGCCAGTGGTATTTCCAGCGCTACAGCGCCCACCTGCCTGCTGCCGGCGAATTGGTGCTGTTCGACCGCTCCTGGTACAACAGAGCCGGGGTGGAAAAAGTAATGGGCTTTTGCAACGACGAGGAGTACGAGCGCTTTTTAGTCAGCTGCCCAGTCTTTGAAAAAATGCTGGTGGACGACGGCATAGTGCTGATCAAGTACTGGCTCAACGTCTCGCCGGAAGAACAGGAAAGGCGCTTCCAGGCCAGATTGGACAATCCCCTTAAGCGCTGGAAGTTCTCCAAGATGGATCTGGAAGGCCGCGAGCGCTGGCAGGCCTACGCCAAGGCCCGCGACCGCATGCTGGACGCCACCGACAGCGGCCATTGCCCCTGGTACATCATCGACGCCAACGACAAGAAAAAGGCCCGCCTCAACTGCATCAGCCACCTGCTTGGCCTGCTGCCTTACCGGCCCCAGCCCTACCCGCAAGTAACCCTGGGGGACGTCAAAGGCAAGGAGCTGCCCCCGGGCAAAGACCGCCACTGGATCCCTGAGCCCTATTGA
- a CDS encoding EVE domain-containing protein — protein sequence MAYWLMKTEPDLFSIQDLLSQKVSPWDGVRNYQARNFMNDMALGDRVFIYHSSCKDVGIAGIGEVVKTAYPDHSQFDPQSPYFDPKASPDKPRWTRVDLGFVEAWPAVLSLARLKADPALAEMALVQKGSRLSVMPVSSGQWQHILGLKP from the coding sequence ATGGCCTACTGGTTGATGAAAACCGAACCCGACCTGTTTTCTATTCAGGATCTCCTCAGTCAAAAAGTCAGTCCCTGGGACGGCGTGCGCAATTACCAGGCCCGCAATTTCATGAACGACATGGCCCTGGGGGACAGAGTCTTTATCTACCATTCCAGCTGCAAGGACGTGGGTATTGCCGGCATAGGGGAAGTGGTCAAGACTGCCTACCCGGACCATAGCCAGTTCGATCCCCAAAGCCCCTACTTCGACCCCAAGGCCAGCCCCGACAAACCCCGCTGGACCCGGGTCGATTTGGGCTTTGTGGAAGCCTGGCCGGCGGTATTGTCCCTGGCCCGCCTCAAGGCCGACCCGGCCCTGGCCGAGATGGCCTTGGTGCAAAAGGGCAGCCGGCTGTCGGTAATGCCGGTGAGCAGCGGCCAATGGCAGCACATATTGGGACTAAAACCGTGA
- a CDS encoding hydrogen peroxide-inducible genes activator, which translates to MRLPSIKNLTYLLALEEHQNFNRAARACNVSQSTLSAGIQNLEEQLGCQLIERDNKSFLFTATGLEAINRARDIVNHTRDLVEYVQNQASPMSGEVRLGCIPTIAPFLLSKVVTEVNAAYLDLKLLLREDTTQNLLAMLERGELDLVLLALPVDTKGFHTMRLGKDPFSQVMHKELQEKWGTDPDLKKLPERSVFLLEKEHCLTDHAVSACHLTDSTKINPFAATSLHTLVQMVNAKLGTTFLPQLAIDAGILVGTELVAHRLDDDAYREIGLVWRQTSSRIRTYRRLGELIAKALPESLL; encoded by the coding sequence ATGAGACTGCCGAGCATTAAAAATCTCACCTACCTGCTGGCCTTGGAAGAACACCAGAACTTCAACCGTGCCGCCAGGGCCTGCAATGTGTCCCAGTCCACCCTGTCTGCCGGTATCCAGAACCTGGAAGAACAGCTGGGCTGCCAGCTCATCGAACGTGACAACAAGTCCTTTCTTTTTACCGCTACCGGTCTTGAGGCCATCAATAGGGCCAGGGACATCGTCAACCACACCCGCGATCTGGTGGAGTACGTACAAAACCAGGCTTCCCCCATGAGCGGTGAAGTGCGCCTGGGCTGCATTCCCACCATAGCCCCTTTCCTGTTGTCCAAGGTGGTGACCGAGGTCAACGCCGCCTATTTGGATCTCAAGCTGCTGCTGCGGGAAGACACCACCCAGAACCTGCTGGCCATGCTGGAGCGCGGTGAGCTGGACCTGGTGCTGCTGGCCCTGCCGGTGGACACCAAGGGCTTCCATACCATGCGCCTGGGCAAGGACCCCTTCAGCCAGGTCATGCACAAGGAGCTGCAGGAAAAATGGGGCACCGATCCCGACCTGAAAAAGCTGCCCGAGCGCAGCGTCTTCCTGCTGGAAAAGGAGCATTGCCTGACTGACCATGCCGTCAGCGCCTGCCACCTGACCGACTCCACCAAGATCAATCCCTTTGCCGCCACCAGCCTGCATACCCTGGTGCAGATGGTGAATGCCAAACTGGGCACCACCTTTTTGCCGCAACTGGCCATAGACGCCGGCATTCTGGTGGGCACCGAGCTGGTCGCCCATCGCCTGGATGACGACGCGTACCGGGAGATAGGCCTGGTATGGCGCCAGACCTCAAGCCGCATTCGCACTTACCGGCGCCTGGGCGAACTGATCGCCAAAGCGTTGCCGGAATCCCTGCTGTGA
- a CDS encoding nucleotide triphosphate diphosphatase NUDT15: MIFSGPKVGVGVVVERQGRVLVGQRRGSHGQGHWALPGGHLEAGECPLACAQRELAEETGLQLDEPRLVAVSNDLYPEGLHYLTLFVTGTLGEGEPRCLEPQKCAGWHWFEWDQIPEPRFLSLDNLLHRPLLKPR, translated from the coding sequence GTGATCTTCTCTGGCCCCAAGGTTGGGGTCGGAGTTGTGGTAGAGCGCCAGGGCAGGGTGCTGGTTGGGCAGCGCCGAGGCAGCCACGGGCAAGGTCATTGGGCCCTGCCTGGTGGCCACCTGGAAGCCGGCGAGTGCCCCCTGGCCTGCGCCCAGCGGGAGCTGGCCGAGGAAACCGGCCTGCAACTTGATGAGCCCAGGTTAGTGGCGGTCAGCAATGACCTCTATCCTGAAGGCCTTCACTACCTGACTCTCTTTGTTACCGGCACCCTGGGTGAGGGGGAGCCTCGATGCCTGGAGCCGCAAAAATGTGCTGGCTGGCACTGGTTTGAATGGGACCAGATCCCAGAGCCCCGCTTTCTCTCCCTAGACAACCTGCTGCACCGCCCCCTGCTTAAGCCACGGTAA
- the aceB gene encoding malate synthase A has product MLKVQNGLTAEQKQLLSESAQGWVQELMAAFADKVPGLLEARSLRQQAFDQGQLPDFLPETQAVRDGDWQIRGIPADLTDRRVEITGPTERKMVINALNAGTKVFMADFEDSLSPTWQAVMQGQVNLRDAVDRTITYTDPKSGKYYSLTDEPAVLICRVRGLHLPEKHVTFNGRVVPGCLWDFALYFFHNHKRLLENGSGPYFYLPKLQSHLEARFWSQVFCFTEDRFGLPRGTIKATVLIETLPAVFEMDEILFELKDHIVALNCGRWDYIFSYIKTLGNHPDRVLPDRQVVTMDQPFLNAYSRLLIRTCHKRGALAMGGMAAFIPAKEAERNQWVLNKVRQDKELEARNGHDGTWIAHPGLADTALSVFDEALGDSPNQLAVTREGDAPITAAELLAPCEGERTEAGMRTNIRVALQYIEAWIDGNGCVPIYGLMEDAATAEICRASIWQWLRHGKTLAGGQKVTAELFTRFLTEEMAQVREELGADRFDNGRFREAAELLTRITVSDRFVPFLTEPGYTLID; this is encoded by the coding sequence ATGTTGAAGGTGCAGAACGGACTGACCGCAGAACAAAAGCAGCTGCTGAGCGAAAGCGCCCAGGGCTGGGTTCAGGAGCTAATGGCGGCGTTCGCTGACAAGGTGCCTGGTCTGCTTGAAGCCAGGAGCCTTCGCCAACAGGCTTTTGACCAGGGGCAATTGCCCGACTTTTTGCCAGAGACCCAGGCCGTTCGTGACGGCGACTGGCAGATTCGCGGCATTCCCGCCGACCTGACCGACAGGCGCGTGGAGATCACCGGCCCCACCGAACGCAAGATGGTGATCAATGCCCTCAATGCCGGCACCAAGGTGTTCATGGCCGACTTCGAAGACTCCCTGTCCCCCACCTGGCAGGCGGTGATGCAAGGCCAGGTCAACCTGCGCGACGCCGTGGACAGGACCATCACCTACACCGATCCCAAGTCCGGCAAGTACTACAGCCTGACCGACGAGCCCGCCGTATTGATCTGCCGGGTCCGCGGCCTGCACCTGCCGGAAAAACACGTGACCTTCAACGGCCGGGTGGTACCGGGCTGCCTGTGGGACTTTGCCCTGTACTTTTTCCATAACCACAAGCGGTTGCTGGAAAACGGCTCCGGCCCCTATTTCTACCTGCCCAAGCTGCAAAGCCACCTGGAAGCGCGCTTTTGGAGCCAGGTGTTCTGTTTTACCGAAGACCGCTTCGGCCTGCCTCGCGGCACCATCAAGGCCACAGTGCTGATTGAAACCCTGCCGGCGGTGTTCGAGATGGACGAGATCCTGTTCGAACTCAAAGACCACATCGTGGCGCTCAACTGCGGCCGCTGGGACTACATCTTTAGCTATATCAAGACCCTGGGTAATCACCCGGACCGGGTGCTGCCGGACCGCCAGGTGGTCACCATGGACCAGCCGTTCCTTAACGCCTATTCGCGGTTGCTCATTCGCACCTGCCATAAGCGCGGCGCCCTGGCCATGGGCGGCATGGCCGCCTTTATCCCCGCCAAGGAAGCCGAGCGTAACCAGTGGGTGCTGAACAAGGTGCGCCAGGATAAGGAATTGGAAGCCCGCAACGGCCATGACGGCACCTGGATTGCCCACCCTGGCCTGGCCGACACCGCCCTGTCGGTGTTTGACGAAGCCCTGGGTGATAGCCCCAACCAACTGGCTGTGACCCGGGAAGGGGACGCCCCCATCACCGCTGCCGAGCTGCTGGCCCCCTGCGAAGGGGAACGCACCGAGGCGGGGATGCGCACCAATATCCGGGTGGCCCTGCAGTACATCGAAGCCTGGATCGACGGCAACGGCTGCGTTCCCATCTATGGCCTGATGGAAGACGCTGCCACCGCCGAGATCTGCCGGGCCTCCATCTGGCAATGGCTGCGCCACGGCAAGACCCTGGCTGGCGGCCAGAAGGTCACCGCCGAACTCTTTACCCGCTTTTTGACCGAAGAAATGGCACAGGTTCGGGAAGAACTGGGTGCCGACCGTTTTGACAATGGCCGTTTTCGTGAGGCGGCGGAGCTGTTGACCCGGATCACTGTGTCAGACCGCTTCGTTCCCTTTTTGACTGAACCTGGTTACACCCTCATCGACTGA
- the aceA gene encoding isocitrate lyase yields MNRQQQIDALKQDWAENPRWKGVERTYSAEDVVRLRGSVQPEHTLARLGAEKLWTLVNEGARPSFRPEKDFLNAMGALTGGQAVQQVKAGIQAIYLSGWQVAADNNSYQSMYPDQSLYPVDSVPAVVKRINNAFRRADQIQWQKGKNPGDDGYIDYFAPIVADAEAGFGGVLNAYELMKSMIEAGAAGVHFEDQLASVKKCGHMGGKVLVPTQEAVQKLISARLAADVAGVPTIVLARTDANAADLITSDCDDYDKPFVTGERTSEGFYRVRAGIEQAIARGLAYAPYADLLWCETAKPDLEEARRFAEAIHAKYPGKLLAYNCSPSFNWKKNLDDATIAKFQRELSAMGYKFQFITLAGIHNMWFNMFNLAYDYARNDMSAYVKMQEEEFAAADRGYTFVAHQQEVGTGYFDDMTTVIQGGQSSVTALKGSTEEEQFH; encoded by the coding sequence ATGAACAGGCAACAGCAAATCGACGCTCTGAAACAGGATTGGGCTGAGAATCCGCGCTGGAAAGGTGTGGAACGCACTTACAGTGCCGAGGACGTGGTACGCCTTCGCGGCTCCGTCCAGCCCGAGCATACCCTGGCTCGTTTGGGTGCCGAAAAGCTCTGGACGCTGGTCAACGAAGGGGCCCGCCCGAGCTTTCGCCCTGAGAAGGACTTCCTCAACGCCATGGGCGCCCTGACCGGCGGCCAGGCGGTGCAGCAGGTCAAGGCCGGTATCCAGGCCATCTACCTGTCCGGCTGGCAGGTGGCCGCCGACAACAACAGCTATCAGTCCATGTACCCTGACCAGTCCCTGTACCCGGTGGACTCGGTGCCGGCCGTGGTCAAGCGCATCAACAATGCCTTTCGCCGCGCCGACCAAATTCAATGGCAAAAGGGCAAAAACCCCGGTGATGACGGCTACATCGACTACTTCGCGCCCATCGTCGCCGACGCCGAAGCGGGTTTTGGCGGCGTACTGAACGCCTACGAGCTGATGAAGTCGATGATTGAAGCGGGCGCCGCCGGCGTGCACTTCGAAGACCAGTTGGCGTCTGTCAAAAAATGCGGCCACATGGGCGGCAAGGTATTGGTGCCTACCCAGGAAGCGGTACAAAAGCTGATCTCCGCCCGCCTTGCGGCTGATGTAGCCGGTGTGCCCACCATAGTGCTGGCCCGTACCGACGCCAACGCCGCTGACCTTATCACCAGCGACTGCGACGACTACGACAAGCCCTTTGTCACCGGTGAGCGCACCAGCGAAGGCTTCTACCGGGTGCGTGCCGGTATCGAGCAAGCCATTGCTCGCGGCCTGGCCTACGCCCCTTATGCGGATCTCTTGTGGTGCGAAACCGCCAAGCCGGATCTGGAAGAGGCGCGCCGCTTTGCCGAGGCCATCCATGCCAAGTACCCCGGCAAGCTGCTGGCCTATAACTGCTCGCCGTCCTTTAACTGGAAGAAGAACCTGGACGACGCGACCATAGCCAAGTTCCAGCGCGAACTGTCGGCCATGGGTTATAAGTTCCAGTTCATCACCCTGGCGGGTATCCACAACATGTGGTTCAACATGTTCAACCTGGCCTACGACTATGCCCGTAACGACATGTCGGCCTACGTGAAGATGCAGGAAGAAGAGTTTGCCGCTGCTGACCGGGGTTACACCTTCGTGGCCCACCAGCAGGAAGTGGGCACCGGCTACTTCGACGACATGACTACCGTTATCCAGGGTGGTCAGTCTTCGGTAACTGCCCTTAAAGGTTCCACCGAGGAAGAGCAGTTCCACTAA
- a CDS encoding thermostable hemolysin codes for MLAKFAPKAMQFQRCLEGTDAFDAIKHFACARYADAHQARLRHFLPQQYLLTDNDRWLASCGVRGAADNTLFLEQYLDGPIEAVLAQRAGHDLSRRQIVEVGNLAGEAGGARLMILALTRYLAQSGVDYVVFTATRELQSAFSRLGLEPWFLADASALKLGDDAQEWGRYYQNKPAVFAGSVQAGWQAIQAQPVLMRILSAIAPEITDVV; via the coding sequence ATGCTGGCCAAATTTGCTCCCAAGGCAATGCAGTTTCAGCGTTGTTTGGAAGGCACGGACGCCTTTGACGCCATCAAGCATTTTGCCTGTGCTCGTTATGCCGACGCCCACCAGGCCAGGCTGCGCCACTTCCTGCCCCAGCAATACCTGCTGACCGACAACGACCGTTGGCTGGCCAGCTGCGGGGTGCGTGGCGCCGCCGATAACACCCTGTTCTTGGAGCAGTACCTGGACGGCCCCATAGAGGCGGTGCTGGCCCAGCGCGCCGGCCATGACCTTAGCCGCCGCCAGATAGTGGAGGTGGGTAACCTGGCCGGCGAAGCAGGGGGGGCCAGGCTGATGATCCTGGCCCTGACCCGCTACCTGGCCCAGAGCGGGGTGGACTACGTGGTCTTTACCGCCACTCGCGAATTGCAGTCGGCTTTTTCCCGCCTGGGGCTGGAGCCTTGGTTCCTGGCCGACGCCAGCGCCCTCAAGTTGGGGGACGATGCCCAGGAGTGGGGGCGTTACTACCAGAACAAGCCGGCGGTCTTTGCCGGCTCGGTACAGGCAGGTTGGCAGGCCATCCAGGCCCAGCCGGTATTGATGCGGATCCTCTCTGCCATAGCCCCGGAGATCACCGATGTTGTATGA